One genomic segment of Vibrio sp. SCSIO 43136 includes these proteins:
- a CDS encoding IS3 family transposase, translated as MHPLKHLLQALELPKSVFYYQVQASKRSDSYTIERELIKSIYHEHKGRYGYRRIHLELKKLEFVINHKTVQRLMEELGLKSTVRPKKYRSYRGETGKSAPNILERDFTATKPDEKWVTDVTEFKVKGQKVYLSPVVDLFTQEVVAYKVAKNARLPLVTDMLTEAISKLDKHSKPIIHSDQGWQYRHQLYQKKITDNGLTQSMSRKGNCLDNAVAENFFALLKTEMYHNQSFNDANDLIEQIEEYIEYYNTKRIKVKLKGLTPIEYRNQALQAA; from the coding sequence ATACACCCACTAAAACACTTGCTCCAAGCACTCGAGCTGCCAAAAAGTGTGTTCTACTATCAAGTACAAGCGAGTAAGCGCTCGGATAGCTATACGATTGAACGAGAGTTAATTAAATCAATTTATCATGAGCATAAGGGTCGGTATGGGTACCGCCGTATTCACCTTGAGTTAAAGAAGCTGGAGTTCGTAATAAACCACAAGACGGTCCAGCGACTGATGGAAGAACTAGGTCTAAAATCAACCGTTAGACCCAAGAAGTATCGCTCTTATCGAGGGGAAACAGGCAAAAGTGCGCCAAATATCTTAGAAAGAGACTTCACGGCAACTAAACCAGATGAAAAATGGGTAACCGATGTTACTGAGTTCAAAGTAAAAGGCCAAAAAGTCTATCTGTCACCAGTGGTTGACTTGTTTACTCAAGAGGTTGTCGCTTATAAAGTCGCCAAGAACGCACGATTGCCTCTTGTGACTGATATGCTAACAGAAGCGATCTCGAAGCTGGATAAGCACTCAAAACCGATCATACATAGTGATCAAGGCTGGCAATATCGACATCAGTTATATCAGAAGAAAATTACCGATAATGGGTTAACACAGAGCATGTCGAGAAAAGGGAACTGTTTAGATAATGCAGTGGCAGAGAACTTCTTCGCACTGCTTAAGACAGAGATGTACCACAATCAATCATTTAATGATGCCAACGATCTTATAGAGCAGATTGAAGAGTATATCGAGTATTACAACACCAAGCGGATTAAGGTAAAACTAAAAGGCCTGACTCCGATTGAATATCGAAATCAGGCCTTGCAAGCCGCTTAA